The Geobacter sp. genome has a window encoding:
- a CDS encoding type I-E CRISPR-associated endoribonuclease Cas2 — protein sequence MLVIVVENVPPRLRGRLGLWLVEVRAGVYVGDVSKRVRAMIWDNIEKGIDEGNAVMAWSTNTESGFDFLTLGANRRIPVEMDGIQLVSFLPPQEEGVAKPPL from the coding sequence ATGCTGGTCATCGTGGTTGAAAATGTGCCGCCCCGACTGCGTGGGCGGCTGGGGCTCTGGCTGGTGGAGGTACGGGCCGGGGTGTACGTTGGCGATGTCTCGAAGCGGGTTCGGGCGATGATCTGGGATAATATCGAGAAGGGGATAGATGAGGGGAATGCCGTGATGGCGTGGAGCACCAACACCGAATCGGGGTTCGATTTCCTGACTCTCGGCGCCAATCGCAGGATTCCGGTGGAGATGGACGGCATCCAGCTGGTGTCGTTCCTGCCTCCGCAAGAGGAAGGAGTGGCTAAACCCCCGTTGTAA
- the cas1e gene encoding type I-E CRISPR-associated endonuclease Cas1, which yields MPQPILPPLKPLPIKDRISVVYVERGNLDVIDGAFVVVDVTGVRTQIPIGTVACLMLEPGTRVSHSAVVLAARVGCLLVWIGEAGVRLYAAGQPGGARSDRLLYQAKLALDDTARLKVVRRMYALRFREEPPERRSVEQLRGIEGVRVRKMYDLLARQYKVEWKRRNYDHTEWESGDIPNRCLSSATACIYGICEAAILAAGYAPAVGFIHTGKPQSFVYDIADIFKFETVVPVAFRIAAKKPRDPEREVRLACRDAFRQTKLLDRIVPTIEEVLAAGGIEVPKAHEEAVTMAIPNKEGLGDAGHRG from the coding sequence ATGCCCCAACCCATTCTCCCCCCATTGAAGCCCCTTCCCATCAAGGACCGTATCTCCGTGGTCTACGTGGAGCGGGGAAACCTGGACGTCATCGACGGCGCCTTCGTGGTGGTGGACGTCACCGGCGTTCGCACCCAGATCCCCATCGGCACGGTGGCCTGCCTTATGCTGGAACCGGGGACGCGCGTCTCCCATTCTGCGGTGGTCCTGGCGGCGCGGGTAGGGTGCCTCCTGGTCTGGATCGGTGAGGCGGGAGTGCGTCTCTATGCCGCCGGCCAGCCGGGCGGGGCGCGGTCGGACCGGCTGTTGTACCAGGCGAAACTGGCCCTGGATGACACGGCCAGGCTCAAGGTCGTCCGCAGGATGTATGCGCTCCGTTTCAGGGAGGAGCCGCCGGAGCGGCGCAGTGTGGAGCAGTTGCGTGGCATAGAGGGGGTACGGGTGCGCAAGATGTACGACCTCTTAGCCCGGCAGTACAAGGTGGAGTGGAAGCGGCGCAATTACGATCACACCGAATGGGAGAGCGGCGATATCCCTAACCGCTGTCTGTCGTCGGCCACCGCCTGCATCTACGGCATCTGTGAGGCGGCGATCCTGGCCGCGGGCTATGCACCGGCGGTCGGGTTCATCCATACCGGCAAGCCGCAGTCGTTCGTCTACGACATAGCCGACATCTTCAAGTTCGAGACCGTGGTGCCGGTGGCGTTCCGGATTGCCGCAAAAAAGCCGCGCGACCCGGAGCGGGAGGTGCGGCTGGCCTGTCGCGATGCTTTCCGGCAGACGAAACTGCTGGACAGGATCGTTCCCACCATCGAAGAGGTCCTGGCTGCCGGAGGCATTGAAGTGCCGAAGGCGCACGAAGAGGCTGTGACAATGGCGATACCCAACAAGGAGGGGCTTGGCGATGCTGGTCATCGTGGTTGA
- the cas6e gene encoding type I-E CRISPR-associated protein Cas6/Cse3/CasE, whose protein sequence is MYLSKIMISGAVSRNPYEIHRVLWRLFPEDAEAERDFLFRVGQSDRHGAEVLMQSLRKPEKSSDSARILASKEYPLSLQTGQRLRFLLVANPVKMINDEGGRMNAAGEVKKCRVPLVRENDQRAWIERKLEDAASLEVLTIDPVFPLRFRKSGEGRAGKIQQVSFQGVIQVENAEAITVLVHTGIGPAKAFGCGLLSLARV, encoded by the coding sequence ATGTATCTGAGTAAGATCATGATAAGCGGCGCTGTCTCTCGTAACCCCTACGAGATTCATCGCGTTTTGTGGCGATTGTTTCCGGAGGATGCGGAGGCGGAGCGCGACTTCCTCTTTCGTGTCGGTCAGTCGGATCGTCATGGTGCTGAAGTGCTGATGCAATCGTTGCGTAAACCGGAGAAGTCGTCCGATTCGGCACGCATCCTGGCTAGCAAGGAGTATCCGTTGAGCCTGCAAACTGGACAGCGGTTGCGTTTCCTCCTGGTGGCCAATCCTGTGAAGATGATCAACGATGAAGGGGGACGGATGAATGCCGCCGGAGAGGTGAAGAAGTGCCGCGTGCCATTGGTCCGAGAGAATGACCAACGGGCATGGATCGAGCGGAAGCTGGAGGATGCAGCATCATTGGAGGTGTTGACGATTGATCCGGTGTTCCCGTTAAGATTCAGAAAGAGCGGGGAAGGCCGGGCCGGCAAGATACAGCAAGTCAGTTTTCAAGGAGTAATACAGGTGGAGAATGCAGAGGCAATAACGGTGCTGGTGCATACCGGCATCGGCCCAGCCAAGGCCTTCGGCTGCGGTCTGCTGTCGTTGGCGCGGGTTTGA
- the cas5e gene encoding type I-E CRISPR-associated protein Cas5/CasD: protein MGDYLILKLHGPMQAWGEHTFEGLRPSANFPTRSGLLGLLGACLGIGRTERGRLQALADNVGMAVRVDERRIPRKDGTDRRLRMVKMTDYHTVKGAREDYVGLKSHETIQTWREYLYDAEFTVALWNRSGAAPTLDELERAVKQPFFTPYLGRRSCPLARPLFHARISEINEVEVLKKVAPQGGTIYSEEKISDKMKRVRDVPLINQPRQFAGRNLYMLGGDHVSE, encoded by the coding sequence ATGGGAGACTATCTCATTCTCAAACTCCACGGCCCCATGCAGGCTTGGGGTGAGCATACCTTCGAGGGGTTGCGGCCGTCGGCGAATTTCCCGACCAGAAGCGGTCTTCTGGGACTGCTCGGGGCCTGCCTCGGCATTGGACGTACCGAGCGAGGGCGCTTGCAGGCACTTGCCGACAACGTTGGCATGGCGGTGCGGGTGGATGAACGCCGTATTCCCCGTAAAGACGGTACTGACCGGCGATTGCGGATGGTCAAGATGACCGACTACCACACGGTGAAGGGTGCGCGAGAGGATTACGTCGGCCTGAAGAGCCACGAAACCATCCAGACCTGGCGCGAATACCTGTATGACGCCGAGTTTACCGTGGCACTCTGGAATCGCTCCGGAGCGGCGCCAACCCTTGATGAACTGGAACGGGCGGTGAAACAGCCGTTTTTCACGCCGTACCTGGGGCGGCGCAGTTGCCCGCTTGCCCGTCCGCTCTTCCATGCGCGTATTTCGGAGATAAACGAGGTGGAGGTGTTAAAGAAGGTTGCGCCGCAGGGGGGCACGATCTACAGCGAGGAGAAGATCAGCGACAAGATGAAGCGGGTGCGAGACGTGCCGTTGATCAATCAGCCGCGCCAGTTCGCCGGGCGCAACCTCTATATGCTGGGAGGTGACCATGTATCTGAGTAA
- the cas7e gene encoding type I-E CRISPR-associated protein Cas7/Cse4/CasC, protein MNKNFVNFHILISHSPSCLNRDDMNMQKSAIFGGKRRVRVSSQSLKRTMRKSPYYAEHLGEATVRTKHLSDLKELFVKALSRRFDAELIGKTMTLLTAKDLNAEAVVEGDAVAPWAVEEFAWFCEQVKKAEEQKLDEKALTKQLKEQAEAMRQALAKGLDIALSGRMATSGLMSELGKVDGALAVAHAITTHTVDADIDWFTAVDDLQELGSGHLDTQEFSSGVFYRYASLNVAQLQANLGNVPREKALEIAAHVLHLMATVVPSAKQQSFAAHNLADLAMVSFSDIPVSLANAFEEPVKATKGFLKPSVEALQDYWKAIHTGYGLDERCAQFAIAASTLEGVKTAKTLDELKAWVRNNGEG, encoded by the coding sequence ATGAACAAGAATTTTGTGAACTTCCACATCCTTATTTCCCACAGCCCTTCCTGCCTCAATCGCGACGACATGAACATGCAGAAATCGGCCATCTTCGGTGGCAAGCGCCGGGTGCGCGTCTCCAGCCAGAGTCTGAAACGGACTATGCGTAAGAGCCCCTATTATGCCGAGCATTTGGGGGAGGCGACTGTCCGCACGAAGCATCTCTCCGATTTGAAAGAACTCTTCGTTAAGGCACTTTCCAGGCGCTTTGATGCCGAGCTTATCGGCAAAACCATGACGCTTCTTACCGCCAAGGACCTAAATGCGGAAGCGGTTGTGGAAGGCGACGCCGTGGCTCCCTGGGCGGTGGAAGAGTTTGCCTGGTTCTGTGAGCAGGTAAAGAAGGCGGAAGAACAGAAACTGGACGAAAAGGCGCTGACGAAGCAGTTGAAGGAACAGGCCGAAGCCATGCGTCAGGCGCTGGCAAAGGGGCTCGATATCGCCCTTTCCGGACGCATGGCTACCTCGGGACTTATGAGCGAACTCGGCAAGGTAGATGGCGCCCTTGCCGTTGCTCATGCCATTACCACACATACCGTCGATGCCGACATCGATTGGTTTACCGCCGTTGACGATTTGCAGGAACTGGGCTCCGGCCACCTGGATACCCAGGAATTCTCCAGTGGAGTCTTCTATCGCTACGCCAGCCTAAACGTTGCCCAGTTGCAGGCGAATCTCGGGAACGTTCCGCGCGAGAAGGCGCTTGAGATCGCCGCTCACGTACTGCACCTGATGGCGACGGTTGTCCCCTCTGCCAAGCAACAAAGCTTTGCCGCCCACAACCTGGCCGACTTGGCTATGGTGTCGTTTTCCGATATTCCCGTATCCCTTGCGAATGCCTTTGAAGAGCCGGTTAAGGCAACCAAGGGATTCCTTAAGCCATCCGTAGAAGCACTTCAAGACTATTGGAAGGCGATCCACACCGGTTACGGACTTGACGAGCGGTGTGCCCAGTTCGCAATTGCCGCAAGCACACTGGAAGGGGTGAAGACTGCAAAAACGCTGGACGAACTGAAGGCATGGGTACGCAACAACGGAGAGGGGTAA
- the casB gene encoding type I-E CRISPR-associated protein Cse2/CasB encodes MEPQKHPEFMMLYHAWEQLSNGAKAELRRVAKPEELLDVPAFYRLYSGKAHAEWEKRAYQRLIFCLPYINHGTDDVGLGKALTKGKGVSEKRLFQVVRSDEPNDMVQLRRILQMTEPTANWSKVANTLWYWNDRSKRDLLEDYFINQSK; translated from the coding sequence ATGGAACCGCAGAAACACCCTGAATTCATGATGCTTTACCACGCCTGGGAGCAGTTGTCCAATGGGGCAAAGGCTGAACTCCGGCGGGTTGCCAAGCCGGAAGAGCTTTTGGATGTGCCGGCATTTTACCGGTTGTACAGCGGCAAGGCCCATGCGGAATGGGAAAAACGCGCATACCAACGTCTGATATTCTGCCTGCCCTACATCAATCACGGCACAGACGACGTGGGACTTGGCAAGGCACTTACTAAAGGCAAGGGCGTCAGTGAAAAACGACTGTTCCAAGTGGTACGCTCCGACGAACCAAACGACATGGTTCAGTTGCGTCGCATCCTGCAAATGACTGAGCCTACTGCTAACTGGTCAAAAGTTGCGAATACTCTTTGGTACTGGAATGATCGGAGCAAGCGCGACCTGCTGGAAGACTATTTCATCAATCAATCGAAATAA
- a CDS encoding type I-E CRISPR-associated protein Cse1/CasA, with amino-acid sequence MNLLTDQWIPVRLLKGSGTVQKIALSELLCGGEEWELCLPRDDMELAAMQLLICMVQALLTPKDGKGLLSRIARPIAAEEYDAATRDVADWFVVDHPQQPFMQVRGVAAKDPTPMDKLLAGVTGATNSCFVNQAGLADGLCGGCVAIALFNQASCAPSFGGGFKAGLRGSSPITTLGQGDHLRRTVWLNVLSDEELMLDQNFPWHRETASQKPTWIEPIKVGETIPAQWIGVIRGLLWQPAHIELLPPVPAEACSCCGCKTDIAYTGFNKAKFNYTVSGTWPHPHSPRIMTSKKGEIEQKFAAFTTTAPAWTQLSRFVLQQQIDKDTEGQQPAAVILQSRKILPPPMQTLHLLVGGYRNNQASVLERRHEVFTLNHGWDKHTKVINDLVTLGQGYRDALVKKALYVFINGVTDVKGARLKLAIAVDAQFYRRSEPTIEDTLARIDFADPAPELTRMRAAFKAIATELFEETTRPYLNDPQLIHTLAVAKRTLYKHLNNLEPQQNKGGDDGTAETP; translated from the coding sequence ATGAATCTGCTGACCGATCAATGGATACCGGTGCGCCTGCTTAAAGGGAGCGGTACGGTGCAAAAAATTGCCTTGAGTGAACTCTTGTGCGGCGGTGAGGAATGGGAACTCTGCTTACCGCGCGACGACATGGAACTTGCGGCAATGCAGTTGCTGATCTGCATGGTGCAGGCGCTGCTGACGCCAAAGGATGGCAAGGGGCTGTTAAGTCGCATTGCCCGGCCGATTGCAGCGGAGGAATACGACGCAGCAACTCGTGATGTCGCCGACTGGTTTGTGGTAGATCATCCGCAGCAGCCGTTCATGCAGGTACGCGGGGTGGCGGCCAAAGACCCAACACCGATGGATAAGCTATTGGCAGGGGTAACCGGTGCCACTAACAGTTGCTTTGTCAATCAGGCTGGTCTTGCCGACGGCTTGTGTGGCGGCTGCGTGGCAATTGCGCTCTTCAATCAGGCATCGTGCGCCCCGAGCTTCGGCGGCGGCTTCAAGGCCGGATTGCGCGGCAGCTCGCCGATTACCACGCTAGGGCAGGGGGATCACCTGCGGCGGACCGTCTGGCTCAATGTGTTGAGTGATGAGGAGTTGATGCTTGATCAAAATTTTCCATGGCACCGGGAGACCGCTTCCCAAAAGCCCACCTGGATTGAGCCGATCAAGGTGGGCGAGACGATACCGGCCCAGTGGATCGGCGTCATTCGCGGCCTTTTATGGCAGCCGGCGCACATCGAGTTGTTGCCGCCGGTGCCCGCCGAAGCCTGTTCCTGCTGCGGCTGCAAGACGGATATAGCCTACACCGGTTTCAATAAAGCAAAGTTCAACTACACCGTTTCCGGAACCTGGCCCCATCCCCATTCTCCCCGGATCATGACCAGCAAAAAGGGGGAGATTGAACAGAAGTTTGCCGCATTCACCACAACGGCACCGGCCTGGACGCAATTAAGCCGGTTTGTGTTGCAACAGCAGATCGACAAGGACACAGAAGGTCAGCAACCCGCCGCCGTCATCCTTCAGTCACGTAAGATCCTGCCGCCACCAATGCAAACGTTGCATCTTTTGGTCGGCGGTTATCGCAACAATCAGGCGTCGGTCCTGGAGCGGCGTCACGAGGTGTTTACCCTTAATCACGGCTGGGACAAACATACAAAAGTCATTAACGATCTGGTCACATTGGGGCAGGGATATCGAGATGCCTTGGTGAAAAAAGCCCTTTATGTCTTCATAAATGGCGTGACCGATGTTAAAGGCGCCAGGCTAAAACTTGCCATCGCTGTAGATGCTCAATTCTACCGCCGTTCCGAACCGACCATCGAGGATACTTTGGCGCGGATCGATTTTGCTGACCCGGCACCGGAACTGACCCGGATGCGTGCAGCCTTTAAAGCAATCGCAACGGAACTTTTCGAGGAAACGACGCGGCCATATCTGAACGATCCCCAGTTGATACACACGTTAGCCGTTGCCAAGCGGACTCTTTACAAACATCTCAATAATCTTGAGCCACAACAGAATAAAGGAGGGGACGATGGAACCGCAGAAACACCCTGA